One stretch of Spirochaetota bacterium DNA includes these proteins:
- a CDS encoding molybdenum cofactor biosynthesis protein MoaE produces the protein MMRCTLQYEPIDVNALLVQCTNPSDGAVVCFIGRPRNIDNDKEVLYLKYEAHESMAIKELNTIMQKASEQFTINDCIVVHRLGRVDIGEASVVIIVTAMHRKEAFNASQFIIDELKKSVPIWKKEYFNDGSQWKSG, from the coding sequence ATGATGCGGTGTACATTACAGTATGAACCAATTGATGTAAATGCATTGCTTGTACAGTGCACTAATCCTTCCGATGGCGCAGTGGTATGTTTTATTGGAAGACCACGAAATATAGACAATGATAAAGAAGTACTATATTTAAAATATGAAGCACATGAGTCCATGGCAATAAAAGAACTTAATACAATCATGCAGAAGGCTTCAGAACAATTTACCATTAATGATTGTATTGTGGTACACAGGTTAGGCCGGGTTGATATAGGGGAGGCAAGTGTAGTAATTATTGTTACTGCCATGCATCGTAAAGAAGCATTTAATGCATCTCAGTTTATTATTGATGAATTAAAGAAAAGTGTTCCTATATGGAAAAAGGAATATTTCAATGATGGTTCCCAATGGAAAAGTGGTTAA
- a CDS encoding HEPN domain-containing protein, translated as MENTLEKIQFRLNQSREKIKLATIFLEKKKYCDSVLASYRAIFYAIRVLLVDKDIDSDDPDRIIEIFEKYLQSTLFGNTNIIEIAKRSKEIKDNAVNSNGQIQYEQAEVILNNAKTILHEVERYYSH; from the coding sequence ATGGAAAACACATTAGAAAAAATTCAATTCAGGCTAAACCAGAGCAGGGAAAAAATCAAGTTAGCTACTATCTTCCTTGAAAAGAAGAAATATTGTGATTCGGTTTTAGCTTCTTACCGGGCAATTTTTTACGCTATCCGTGTGTTATTGGTTGATAAGGATATTGATTCAGACGATCCAGACAGGATTATTGAGATATTTGAAAAATATTTACAATCTACATTATTTGGAAATACAAATATTATTGAAATAGCAAAGCGATCAAAAGAGATCAAGGATAATGCTGTTAATTCAAATGGTCAGATCCAATATGAACAAGCTGAAGTGATTCTTAACAATGCAAAAACAATTTTACATGAAGTTGAACGGTATTATTCACATTAA